TTTAATGGAGAATGACTTGAAAGATGAAATAGAAACTTGGAGGGTATACCTGATAATGCAACTAGATCAGTGACATTTAGGCCTACATTAGAAAATTTCGTTGTTATGTTTGTAAGGCCTTCTGACGGACTAGGTATGGAAGTATTTGCACCAGCTTGGTTGGCTGTTATGCTATCTCGTCTTCCCATTAAAACATTCCATGAAGGACCCCCCGCCTGCACAAATAAGAATCAAGAAACAttcaagattttaattaatttgtTCTGTATATGTGGGTGAAAGGGATACTAGAAGTTCTAGCTAATCATATATGGAAGAGATTGAGCATAGAACTGACCAGAGAAACAGAAGCTTCAGCTGATATTGCAAGAATATCAGCACAAGAGACAACACCAGAGCAAGAATTCTCTACTGCAGTCTTAATGCTATCAATGATATCAAATCCCCTAATTGAGTTGGAATTGGGAGCAGCGTTTTTCTCACTTTGTATATTACTGCTATCATCTAGCAAAATCGATCCATCGCACCCCTAAAAGACAAGTAAAGGGAAAATATAAGATCAGAATGCAACAAAATCCTAATAAAAAGCCATACTCAAATGGAAAGAATGCAGAAAAACACGAGAGAGGAACAAGAACAAGTAGATCAGTATCAAATGTGTTTTTTTACATTAACAAAGCAATCGTGGAAGTGTAGTCGAAGGAGACTTGCGCCGATCCGTGGGTCTGATTGAAGTGTCTGTTGAATTACACCTCGAACAATACTCGACACATTCGGACATGTACTAGCATAAAAAGTGGCATTTAGTTGTGCATTTGATGATCCAAAGAGAATTGAAAATGAAAGTAAGCATATTGTGATCTtgaagacaattgagaaagttgAGAAACCCATTTTTCTTGATCGCTCTCTATTGTTAATTTGCAGTACTACCTCCAAAGTTAAGTAATTGATCTCAAAGATTGGTGATTTTCGCACTATTTATAAAGAGATGAGAAGGAAGGTAGTAAAGTTCCAATGCATGAACGTGTTAGAATTATTTGTGATTGAATTATAGCTTTTTGACCTCTAGCTAGGAAAGTATATTCTTCGAGAGTAAGTAAGTGATGGTGTTTGGGGACAGTAAACTATAGGCGGCAAATATTAAACTCAGAGACTTTAGACAGGTTTTATAAACAGAAATGGCAAAAACTTGGATAAGTGGGTGTTGATAGTGATACTACGACTTTGGGGTTTACCTATTTGCTCAGTTTCACATTTCTAGGTCTTGACTGTAGAAATAAGGGATATGCCATATTTGGGAAACACACACATGCGTCCGTCCACACTGAAAAAGGATCTGAGCTGGCCTGGCATGTGTTTGAATTATTGATGGGTACGTCAACAGCAACTTCAACTGCTCCGACTAAAAAGTTCCCGGAAAGTTCCTAGAGGTTTTGTTTTTGCCACGAAGAGTTTACTTTAAAGTTCCACTTTATCCAGCATGTTAAAAGTCCTCACTGTCCCAGCAAGTGAGCATGTTAACGACGTCAAACAAGTGTTAAGCTACGGATCGACAGAGAGCAGGTGGCTGCAGTGAGGACATCGATGGATATGCCGTTAATTGTTCCAGCCAATCAACTCTGTTAAACGCTTTGATTATACTACTCCATAAGAACTAAATTTAGTTGGGGTCTGATTTAATGAAGCTTCTTTTTCCCATAATATAAGAATAATCACAATCTTTTGAAACCGCCTAATGCTTTTGCATGCATGTAGATGTAGGGTCCATTGCGTGATATGAACTGAAATGTTAGATATATCGCGGAAATGCACTGTGATGTGTACCGTGAAGTTTTGtgcgagagaaaaaaaaagattgtggGCTTCCCTAACAACTCTTGGATTTCTTTGTTGTGCAGATCGTGGTACACATCTTCGGTGTGTGTATCACTACTGTGATATGAACTCGTCCTTGGGTCAAAAACGCGTTTCTTCATGTGCATCAGTTCCACTGGTTCAACTTTTACCACTTCTGCATCCTGGTGATAAGGAAAGTCGCAACTGGTTTCTACCAAGGATTTATTTTTCCACGAATTTAACATACACTGTAATATATACTCTTCATCTAATAGGATCACAAATGGATGCACCAGCTAATTAAACTGTGTCTAATTGGAGATTTATCTATTTATCTTTTGTGAAGAACGAGCCAAATAAGACAAGGAGGCACAAAGGAACAGACATGCAAATTTCAGGAACAACAATCTTGAAAAACAATAGGAAAGAGCCAAATAAGACAATTGATTTACATGTTGATTAGGTGTTGTTATTAATGGGGTTGTTATATAAATGTACCAAACACCATGTGACCATATAACTTCataccttttattttatttttatttttttgatcacaTCTTCATACCTTTTATTGACGATGAGAAATTACCACACAAGGGAAATATACATTCTCGCAAATTCAGTCTTTTTCATTTTTACACTCAAATTAG
This portion of the Papaver somniferum cultivar HN1 chromosome 11, ASM357369v1, whole genome shotgun sequence genome encodes:
- the LOC113323113 gene encoding peroxidase A2-like, with the translated sequence MGFSTFSIVFKITICLLSFSILFGSSNAQLNATFYASTCPNVSSIVRGVIQQTLQSDPRIGASLLRLHFHDCFVNGCDGSILLDDSSNIQSEKNAAPNSNSIRGFDIIDSIKTAVENSCSGVVSCADILAISAEASVSLAGGPSWNVLMGRRDSITANQAGANTSIPSPSEGLTNITTKFSNVGLNVTDLVALSGAHTFGRAQCRNFASRLYNFSRSGNPDPTLNTTYLSTLQQACPPNGNGSVLINLDQNTADSFDNNYFSNLQTNQGLLQSDQELFSTNGSASIAIVNSFSSNQTTFFENFVQAIIKMGNISPLTGSNGEIRSDCKKVNGATSSSVRMDQ